The DNA sequence TCAGTCAGAACATCCCGGAGAGAAGCTACAGTAGTCACGTTACGAAAACGAAGAGTCCCGGGGGCATTATATTTTCCTTGTCAGACAACTCAGTCTATTGGTTGTTACTTACATTGGTTCTATTCCAACTCAATTAGTGGCTCAGAAAAGACTCAACTGAGGTTAGTACAGTTTCTCAAATAGAGGACTATGTCTATTCACTCATCTCCACTTCTTGTCGATACTTGTCCTATACCGCATCCCCAATACCGACGTATTGCAGCAGTCTTTCACAGTCTGCGGCGGGTACTCGTCTCGAACATCCTCGAGATTCTTGTAGCTCTCAATCAGGTGGGTGAGTGCCGCATCGATTACATCACTGCGCGGCGGATCGTCCGACGCATCCCGCGCCACTATCTCGCTCGCTTTGTCGAACAACAGCTGCCGTTCGTCGTTGAGCTTCAGGCTGGTTCGCTTGGTCATTTATGAATCACCGTATGCACCGGGGGTCGATTTGCGTGAATCTCGAGTGAGTGAGCGTTGATTCTTCTTATACTCCTGGTGACCCATGACCGCGACCGCGTCAGTTACCTGGTCGAATTGGTCTGAATCTATGCACGGTGACCGCTGTTGACGTCGATGAAGGTGCATACATCGAGGATGACGTATACATTCGCGAGCAACCCCGTGGGGTCGGGGTCGAAGACCCCTCTGTACAATGCTACTGGTCGAAGATTGGTTGGTTCGAGGCATCGAGGAGACCGGCCACCCAATGTGTGATGGTTGTTTCGGTGGCTCTGTTGAACCCCCTCAAACTATGATGGGCAGTTCGTGCTAGATCTCGTGATCAGTTCTCGCACCGATCCGACTCAATGTTAAACTGCTTCGTCTTATTCCACTCCCGGTCAGAATAATCTACAGCAACATCGCCATACACTACGCAGTCACCGCCATAGATAATCTCGATTCCTTCTCCAACTCCAACCTCAAACGATTTCGTGAAAGTCACAGTCTCGCCAGCAGAGATATTATCAACATAGTCGCTATCCGACCAGATTTCCTTACGTTCATTCTCCCTTTCCCAAAACCAGATGTCCTCTTTCTCATCTAAGACATAGACCGACATCGACACCACTGGGTATCTGACCTCGTCATCACCTGTATTTGTCACCTCAACAGAGATGTTCACCTGCTTGCACGTCGGACCACAGTTCTGAATTGAGTTTATCTGATAATCCGCCGAAAACGGTGAACTCCCGTCTGCTATCTGTGTATCAGTTGATGTGGGTTTTGTGTCTGTTTCCCCACCTGGTGCAACAGGAGAGGTACAGCCCGCAAGTAAGACTAGGCATGCAAAAACCACCGCAATTCGTGACATGTACACTTATCGGCTTATCGTGTCACCGACTTAAAATTAATTTGTGAACAGATAATTTACTGCATAATATGGCCACTCAGACAAAGATTGTCACGTCTGTGATGACCCGAGTAAGAACCCTAATTCCTGTTCTCAGGAGATGTGAAAGTTATCGTGGAACGATTTCTGGTATCTCCGCAATACCTCCATCCGAGACGTCCCGAACGACATACACACCTTCCCCAAGCCGCTGCACGTGCATTTGCTTCTCGTCCGGTGTCTCACCACCCTCGAGGACACCGTCCATCTCTAATTCATCTTTATCGAGTGCAATCAACGGCGTTCCGTCGTGATTCCGAAGTTTTCTGAACATTTTCACGGCGGTCGGCCACCCGCCTGTACTTAATCCTTCGGAGGGGGTGAGAACCTCGATAGGATTGGGTTGCTCAACACTCCGGATTTCCTGAGTGTTATTGCAGAACGGGTGGCCGCCGATGTCGTATCATGTCAAAGATGGAATTTGACCCGGAAGACGCGGCCCTTGTGGTCGCGATGATGGTTTCTGGGTTCATAATGACCGGAATCGCAACGTTCCAACTGTTCGATATCAACTTCACAGACGTCGTTTGGTCGACCGGGTCGACTGAAATCACGGTCGCGCTCGTAATCTCGGCAGCCTCGTTTGTCGGGACGGTCGCGACGAACGATAACACGTCCTTGCAGACACTCAAGGACGACGCTGAGAAGCTCGACGACTACTACTACGGGGCTATCATCCTCACGGCCGGCCTGATGGTCGGGTGGGTTCTCCTTCCCAACACCGTTGCGTCATTCTTCCAGAGTAGTGACCTCTGGGGCCTCGTGTACGTGGGTATCACGACCACGGCGACCTTCGCAATCGGGTGGATGCTGTAATGGTGGACCTCGACCTTGACGCCGAGATGGCCGCCACGATCGGCGCGGCCGTCGGCTCCATCAACTACGGTGCAACGGAACTGCTCGGAACCAACTACATGGCCGACCTGCTCGGTAGCAATGTCGGCATCGGCTACATCGCCGTCGGCGCTGCGGGAGTCGTCGTCGTCACCGACCACCTCGGCGTGACGGAGGTGTTCGACGGATGAGTCTCTCAAAGAAAGACGTCGGAGCAATCGGCTTGCTCGTCGCGGTCGTCTCCGCCGTCGCGATGCTCGCCCTCGCGGGTGGTGCGGCTGCAACGGTCGATACTGACACTGCGAACCTCACGGCCGTCGGGACGGACGAACTTGCGAACCAAACCCTCGCGGTGGACAACGGCACGCGCTCGCTCTACGTCGAACTCGACAACGACACGTACAACGCCTCGACCGCCGCGAACGTGACGGTCTTCGCTATCGACAACGGGACTGAGACGCAAGTCGACAAGGTGCAAATCTCCGCGGCCACGGGTTCGACGGAGATGTACGAGTACACGTCTCTCGACACGGCGAACTACTCGAGCTACCGCGTGCTTGTGGAAGGTAACTCGACGACAATCGAGTCTGCTGCCCTCGACATCGGCACCGTGGCTGAAGTCTCGTCGGGTGGCGGGTGGCTGAGTGGTTCGTCCGGTAGTGCGGGTATAGGTATCGTCCTCGTGCTTGCTCTGCTGTTCATCGTGAAGGACTGATTCACCGATGCTACTGAACTACGCAACGACCTACGCGGCCGTCGGACTCTCGGCGGCCGCTGCGTACCTCACTGGCATCCACGGCGAAACGTCGGCCGGCCTCGCAGTCGGACTCCTCGCGGCGCTCTTCGTCATCCTTCGCGTGTCAATGATGGGTGGCGTCCGCGAGAGATTCGGTCGCGCCCTCGACGCCGCGCCGAAGGGGGTCAAGGTCAAGGCGAGACAGACCGGCACCCTCGCACTCGTTGGGGTGCTCGTCACGACCGCCGCAATGAGTGGTGCCCTTCCGGGTGCCTCACCTGTCGGTGACGCTTCTGCCGAGTGGTCCGAAGACTGCGACCTAACAGACTCACTCTTAGGCGCGGCGTGGAACACGCTAGTCGGCACCGACACCGGCTGCCGTTGGCTCACTGGGCAAGAAATAGACTACGCCAACGTCTCCGCAACCGATGCCCACGCAACCGCTGTGGGTATCCACGAGGGTCAGAATTCGTACTTGACGACGACTAACAACTTCATGCAAGACACCCGTTCGGTGGCCTTCATGAAGGCGAAGCTCACCCTCATCAACGAACTACAAAACGGGTCCACCGAAGCGAACGCGACCGCCGCGGCGAACGCGACCGTCGAAGAGTACTATTCGAACATTCAGTACAACCTCGTTCAAGACTACAACCAACGTGCTGCGCAAATATTCTACCTCGGGAACCAGACGAGCGTGGAGATGCGCCACGTCTACGACAGTGGCTCGGCAACGGTCCCAAGCGACCTATACCGCCTCGATGAACAACAAGGCGACCCGACAGTTAGTAGCGTCTTGCTGGAAAATGGGACGGTGATTTACGCCACGTCCATCTATCTGAAAGACACGTCCGGCTACACTCTACAATTCGATACAGACCCCGCAGAAACGGACTTCTGGGTCGAAACGAAGCCGCCAACTGGTTCTTATCAGGCAGTGTTTGAGTCTGACCCATACGAACAGACCTACACGGACCTCGGGAATCAATCGACTCAGGTAAAGTCGAACATCGACGTATATGCAACGTCGTTCTATTCCCAGTACAACGGTAGTGAATTCAACTCGACCGAAGTAGCACAACTGGACCCGACGCTCATTGCGAGCCAAGCATCCACCGAGTACAATTCCACTGGATACTACTCATACGCGGCAATGCAACTTGCCGCGATGGGTGCATCTGGGGACCTGAACGTTTCCCACACCATCGAAATCACGAACGGAACGAACACGTCGACCTATGAGGGTACGCTGTTCTATACCGGCAGTGACGCATCCGCCGGGTGGGATACTAACACGACATACAACGTCACTGACTACAACGGAACGCTGTATTTTGCCTACCAGAATAACAACTCGTCCGGCATCATCGACGTTGGACAGGAGGGTACTGAATTCACTCTCACGAGTGCGACGAACACCGACACAGGCGAATCGGTGACCACCACAGTACCACAGGAATACGTCTACGAGGAAACGAACGCCTCGAATCTTCAAGAGGAGTTAGACCGACTCCAAACCGTCCGCGACGAGTACGAAGAAGCCAAATCAAGCAGTGGCAGCCTTGACCTCGGCGGTGGGGTCGGCACCGAAGATAAGGCGATTATCGCGGGTGCGATCGTCGTTCTGCTCCTTGCCGTCATCAAGGGCTAGCACAGCCAACTAACCAACCTCCCCTTTCGGACCACGACCATGCGCCGAATCATATTCACACTCATACTCATCATGACCGCAGTCGCAACGCCCGCACTCGCCGGCACCGTCGCCGCGCAATCGAACGAAAACACGACGGAGACGCCCGCGCCCTCGACGCCAGAAGTAGACCGAACGATCGAACTCTCCGAAACGACTAGTATCACGAACTGGCGGTTCGACAACGGGACGTTCTACGTCACGTTCGACGTCGACGTTCCGACCCGCGTTGCCATCACCGACGCCGGGAAACTCTCGCGAATTCTCTCGGAGGGAGAAGGCGAAGCGGCAGGGAAAGCCCGGATGCGTCGCTTGACCTTGACCCCTGGAATGACGACGGTGAAATTCAACGCCGAGGACTTCAACGGAGCCAGCGCAGTGACTATCTCTTCGAGCAACGCTGACGGAATCGTCGCGCTCCGAAGTGATGCGGTACGAGCTGGGAACCCCCCCGTCAAGTGGGGAACCGCGAACGCGCTCGTCGGTGGTGCTGCAATCGTCACCGCCGCCGGGACGTTCCGGTACGTGAAGAAGAAGCGCGAAGACAAGGAGATGACCGCAGAGAGGTTGCTCTAATGAAGCGCGACGATGCCCTCAAACTCGGCGGAATCGGTGCCGTGGCCGTCTACGCTGGCGACGTGGCACTCCCGCAGTGGACGCCGCTCGCAGTCGGGATGTTCGTTATCGCAGGCATCGCGGCACTCGTCGCGAGTGGGAAGATCGACGACCTCATACCCGACCCGCCGACCGTCTCGCTCGCCGTCATCGACGGTGGTAACGACGAGAAGGTAGAGCACTGGGAACTCTCTGAGGACCAATTTGCTGAGATGGAAGTCGCGGCAGGAAGCCTCAACCCTCTCACTGAGAGCAAGGGCGAAGCCTACGAGTGTTACCACTACGACGACGAGCGAAACCTCGCAGTTGGTACGTGGCGCGGGATGCGGCCACATTCACACATCGTCGGCCACCACGACATCGACGAGGCGCTCAACATCATCAACGAGATGATGAACTACCTCGAGCCGGAGGCCCGACGCGGCCAGCACATCCGGAACAACCTCATCTCGATAGTGCGGATACTTGACCGTCAACGCGCGGCTGCACAGAACGCCGCCCTCGAGGGACACCTCGCACCGAACATGGGTGGCCAGACTATCGACGAAGTGATTGCCGAGACGCTGCCGGACGACCTCTTACCGGACCGACTCTCGTCGGACGACGCCAGCGACGATATCGAGGACGACCTCGCCGGAATGGACCTGGTGTTCGAAGGTGACGGCGATGCCCTCGAGCCCGTTGACCCGATGCTCAACGACGGAGGAAGCCCATGAGCAATAGCAAAAACGACCAGTATGCCGCCGCACAGGGACGAACCTATCTCCGAGGTGAGCTCGGAGACAAGAGGCCTGAGTACGTTCGCCGGTTCGCCGGACTCGTCGACGACGCTCACACGCTCGACCTCCTCAACCACTACTGCTCACTCTGGGCCGACCGCGCGGGTGACTTCCTCGATACTCGAATGGCCGAAATCATCATCTCGTCCTCCTCGACGCGCTCGATAAACACGGCCTACGAGTTCGGAAACGTCTCGCAGTTACAAGGGATGGTTGGTCTCGTCGATAGGACGAAAGACGGCGATGAGGGGCTCACCCGAATGGCCCGGATGCTCACCGACGAGGGAGCAATCGGTGCCGTACTCGGTCCACCGGGTTCGGGGAAGACCGCGATGACGCTCGATATCGGTCGGATCTGGAAAGCCGTCACTGGCGGGAAGGTGGTCACGAACATCAAGTGGAACGGCGGAACTCACATCTCGGGTGCTCGGGAGATGCTCGACGAGATGGCGAACTTCGATGGCCCTGTCCTCGCGATAATTGATGAAGGGAGTCAGTCGCTCACTTCGCGCGGTGCTGAGGCACAGTCTGCCGACCGATTCGCCAAGGCGCTCAAGTACGTCCGGAAGAAGGAAACCGGCGACAAGTACGCGAAACGTGGCTCGGTTCTCATCGTCGGCCATACCCGCGCAGACACCGCGAAGGACCTCCGACGACTTTACTCTGCAATCTTCGAGAAGCCATCTCGCGCAGACCCCGGCCGCGTGAAAATCCTCGAATCCACTGGCACGACGGATAAATTCGAGGAAGTAGCCGAGTACAAGGGTATCACCGACACTGCCGAACGATACGACGAACACGAAGCTTCCTCGTTCGCAGTCGACCTCGAGGACGAGACTGACGACGACCAGGAGGACGTCGAGACTGCCGACGATGCGAGGCGGAAGGAAGCTATCTCGACAGCAATCCGTGCTGCCCGTCCGTGGGATGACGACGGTATGAGTTACGCCGATATCGGCAAGGAGAACAGCCAAGACACCGAATACCTCGTTCCATACTCGACCTCGTGGGTTGGCGACAGAGTCCGAGAGTGGCAGAAGGGACAACATCGAGACCTCGTGGCGGCCCCAGAAGGAGAAAGCGCATGACGACAGCGACTCTGGACCATCACCACCACCACACACCCCCCGTGGTCGCATACTTACTTACACAGTGGCGCCGATTGGCGGCACCCCGGTGGTTGCCCGTCCCCCGTGGAACCGGAATTTTGCTCTCTGTCCTCGAGGTGATCGGCGCGAAGACGTCGTGGGTCAAAGGTCATGACGAATCGGAGTAAGAAAGCAGCCCACTACGGTGCACTCGCTGAGCGTGCTGCTCGGCAGAGATACGGTCTTGTCTCTGCGCACTCATCTTGGCAGGACGCTGAGACCGACGACGGCCGCCCCGTTGAAATCAAAGCTGCAATGGTGAATCGGAGAAGCGGGAAAATCGGTCGTTTCCGGGTTTTCGAGGACTACCATGCTCGACTCCGGCGAGAAGGTGGCTTGTACGTGTTCGTGCTCTACTCTGCTACTGGTGGTGCTGGAGGTGGTGGAATTCGGGTTCGAAATATGCGCTCTGTCGAAGCCTCGTCGCTGCGGCTGCGGTTCTACGGCTCAGGTGGACATCGTAACTCAGAGCAAGTGAAAATCCATCCACGGCGGATCTTTGTTTAACCATGGAATAGATTACTCATTAGTCGATAGATTGAATCTGAATTACCTAGCTCTTGATTTTTCTTGGAGACATTCCATAGGTCGATTGAGACTGAAGGTGAGATGAACCCGTAGTTACTGGCCGGGTATTACCATTCAGATTTTAAAAGAATCAGGAATATCAATAAGTATGGTTACGCTCCCAACTATCGTTGCTCAGTCTAGCTCTTCTGCAAGTCTACCGGATTCTACTATCATCGGAGTTGCCGCGTCCTTCGTATCTGCATTCTTAGTGTACTCTGCTAGGCAAGTTTGGGAGAGAAAAAAGCTGAAGCGGGCCCTTCTCACCGAAGTCGGCCAAATGACCGGAATTACTGATTGTGCTAATCAAATGGCGCGGTTAAGCAAACGTCCTCCAGGTCGTCAATTACAACCTGATGATATGCCTTCTCCCGACTCAATCCCGACAACGGTGTATGAAGCCAGTGCAGTAAATATCGGACTATTAGGCGGGGTTTTCCGTGGGTCTGAGTTAGAGAACGCGGTGGATTTCTACTCAAAAGTGACCAAATACAAGGGCGTAATCCAACGGATTAGTGAATCAGAGAATGTGTCTGAGGAGATCCCTGATACTGTACAAGAGGACCTGTATGACAATATTGGTGAGTTAGAAGAGACTCGCGCTGAAATTGTATCTCGAAGTAAGTTCGTTGAAGGATGAATATCCGAAAAACTATTCGGACTCTATACATATCATGTGGTATGAGAAGTATTGAGCGCCAGAGTGGGCAATCATCTCTAAGAGGTGTCTAATGCCTGAGCAGTCGTCGGACTTCTTAGATATAATTGATGAGTCCTTCGATGACCAGGCTGCGCTCATTAAATATATTGACTATCTTTATCAGAATGAGCAAGCCTCTGGCCAATTTAACATAATTGGCGCAGTTAACAATCTGGCTGGCGGAAAGGACGAGTTCCTAGGCTTTGTGCAGTCTAGCTTTAGCATCCTTAACTCGTCCGGCGATCTCCATCTACTACACAGTACAGTTGATGAAGAACCGGTCTACAGCTATGTCTACCTCGATGACCATGTTCCTCTGTTCATTACAAACGCAAACAAAACGGACCAAATTCCACCCACCATCTCAAAGTTTCTGATCGAAACGCCTCACCTGGGTCGTCTAATGCTTTCCAAGCGTGAGCTGGACGAGTTGCGGAAGGATATCGTGGCAAACCACGAAAATATATTAGTCCCATATTTCAGTGCGAGACGCTCTGCTGATTCGAAAATAAGCGCTCGACGTCGTCCTGAAACTGAACGATCGATTCAGTATCGTGCTATCGATGGACTGGACACCTACCGTGAGATGAGGTATAATTACGGGATTTTACCTCAGATAATGGTTTTTGAGAAGCCCAACGAATTCAAATTCAAAATAAAAACAGACGGTACGTTCGTACACGTCAATGGTAGCCTCCAAGAACTGTGGCTGCAGTTCAATAAAGAAGTTGAACGTGTCAAGGAGATGAAAAAGTACGCGAATACTGGGCACTACGGAAAAGCAGACAGTGCATTCTTCGGAGAAGATAAGTTCTCTGTGAGTACTCCTTGGGCCGTTGAGGTTGCTGATGGTATCAGTGCGGAAAACCTGGAGAACTTCGAATCGCATATGGATACCGACTTTTGGGAATTCAGCGTTTCAGAATATACTGCGTACCCCGAATTCAAATCCTTCCAAGCAGAGTTAATTGATGAAACTACTAACGAGAGAACCACTCTCAAGAGTAAAGGAAACCAAGTTCGGGTGTTCCCGAGAGAGTTGACTGACATTGACCAGTCTCTTCGGATATTCAACTTTTTGAGTGACCACTTCGACTCAGAATGTACCCCGAAGAAAGTCGCATGAAGGACCCAAAACCATACGACGACGGGTATTTTGCTGAACTGGGGAAAGGAGACAAACGCTCCTTTGAGCGGTTATTCACTAAAAAATACGACAGCATCGACGAAGAGAGAGCAAGGAAAACTATGTCACGACTTTTCAGTCAACAAGTAAGCAAGAGTACAACCTCTTCCGGGATATCGTGAATGCGTTTTCCCCTAAGGACGCTGCAATGGGGAGTGATAGTGGATTGAGACAACGATCATAAACCCTCTTCGTGAATTTGGTGACTCTGGAGCAGAGTTACTTCTAGCGAAAAAACAACCTAGTGGTGTTCATCTCTGTTTGTTTCTTGTAATGTAGGTGGCGAGGAATACCAACACTGGGTTGATGAAATTAACACGACCAAAGACCTGCTCGAGTCCGGGTCACGGGCGTGATAAAATAAAAAGACACATTCAGTGTTCAGACCTTTCAATTCAGTCAGTTCAGTATCTCACGTTCACTCGAGCAATCGATCTTGTCGATGCAGACATGGAAGTGATGAAGATTGCTACAGATCCCGACGAGTATGCTGTTTGGAAATTAATCGAGGCCGAAATGCCTCCTGAAGCAGACGAGGAAGATAAGACGATAAAATACCACGATGGCCACGTTGAAAATCCAAATTTGAGGAGATTAGGAGAGGACGGAATCGACCCAACACTTGCTGAGAACGACGATATTCGATTCCACCTAACCAGTCACCCAGTGTTTCCTCTCGGCGAAGTGCTGCTCCAACTCTACTTAAACAATATGGGCTCGGTTGATGAACCAAAGGAATTTAGAAAACGAGAGTTTGAGCGGACATTCAAATCCAAAATCCATCTGGGGACCAACCGCCGGAACATAGACCGCGTTGTTGATTCGCGGATAGATGAACTGTTGGAGATCGCTCTGAACTATGGTATGATAAAGGATTCAGACGCAGACGTGGTTAAAGAGCGTGACTTTAGGATAATGTGGGAGTCAGAAGACCCAGGTGAGATCAAAGACATGGTGAAGGACAAATTCTTTGATGGGATGGTTCCCGAGGAGACAGGAAAATTGGCCTATCAAAGAGCCCGCGAAGAGTTCGTCCGGAAAGAATCGAGTCTGGACGAGTTCGACGACTAATCAAATTCCATTCCTGCGTCGAATAGGTTCGGTTGTTGCTGCTTCACACTGCGTAATCAGCGAGCGTGGAAGTTACTCAAGCATCAACTTCCGAATTCTTCATGCAACCCTTCGCCCCTCCCCTTTCGACTGCGTCAACTGGAGCTACACAGCCGGAGGGTTATTTTTTGAAAGTTGTGACGTTAGTCACACTCGCTAAGGGGATGGTCGCACGCAGTGCGACCGACCTGCCGCGGAACCGGCGCGATGCCGTCGCTCACAGGTGTCGAAGGGTCCACCCGAAACACGGGTCCGGGCGAAAACCAAGGTGTAGTATATAAAAGAAAGAGACGACGAGTAGTGTTGCCACTCACGAGGGCCGCTCTATCTGAGGTGCTGACTCGCGATTGCGGACTGTTTTGGACCGTACGCCTGGTCGAATTCGATGATGGCGTTGTAGAACCGACCGGCGTCGAGGCCGGCGTCACACCACGCGGAGTAGCCTGCGTCGATCACGTCGGGTAGGTACTCGCCTTTCGCAGTGCTGTTCTTCGATTCGGTTAGAATCGACCGAACGCGAATCTTCACGCGCTTCGAGCGATCGTCCATCCCCTGGACGACTTCAGCACCGTATCGATTGAGCCAGTTCTGCAGAGCACGGCCGGAGCGTTCCAGGTCACGTGGGTCGACAGAGAGGACATTCTCGATGAGTCGTGCGTTGGACTCGACGACGTCCTCGGTGACAGAGACGATTTCGCGGACCTGTTGGGACATCTTCGAGGAGACCCACGAGACAACACGATTGTCGCAGTCGAGGAGGCCGCTGAGTCGCTGAAGGACGCCGGTAGACGGTCGCTTCGGACCACCCGGTCTCTTCGGCTGCCCCGTCGACAGTTCCCCCGTCGGCCATGGCGACGTATTCGAGGACGTCGCGGTCAGAGTCTTCCAGCTCCTGGAGCGTCCGGATGATAACCGACTCCTGCGACGCCTCAATTTCCGGCGTCGGGTCGTCCCAGAACGCAATCCGCCGGTCGGATTCTCCGGGAACGAAGTGGTCGTCTTCGACGAACCATGACCCCGGATTCGTTGGAATGCCGGCCCACTCGAGCACGTTCATCATTTTCTCTTCCAGGTCGTCGACGAGGTCGTGGCGGTCGGTCCACCGAACCGAT is a window from the Haloferax marinisediminis genome containing:
- a CDS encoding lactonase family protein, with amino-acid sequence MSLSKKDVGAIGLLVAVVSAVAMLALAGGAAATVDTDTANLTAVGTDELANQTLAVDNGTRSLYVELDNDTYNASTAANVTVFAIDNGTETQVDKVQISAATGSTEMYEYTSLDTANYSSYRVLVEGNSTTIESAALDIGTVAEVSSGGGWLSGSSGSAGIGIVLVLALLFIVKD
- a CDS encoding DUF7386 family protein; protein product: MTKRTSLKLNDERQLLFDKASEIVARDASDDPPRSDVIDAALTHLIESYKNLEDVRDEYPPQTVKDCCNTSVLGMRYRTSIDKKWR